The window ATGAGATGATCTAATCAAGaaagagcttgaggaggaagaaagaagtGGCTCTTGCTTCCATTTTCCTAGCACGTGACAACTTTATTCTGTTTTTCTACTCGAAGTCATAAAAAAGAAATACAGGTCAAGGACTTCATAAAATCTTCTATTGAAAAGTCTGAGTGGTCTGCCTCCCTGACCGTACAAGTTATTTTCCTTTaatcatttttatttatttcaattttcctttaatcatttttatttatttcaatcCTTATGACATTGACATTGTTACAGCAATCCTAAATTCACTTGATCTGACACCATTTCTCTTCCCTTGACAGATATGTTTGCGTGCTACTAATACGGTCATTTTTTTACACAAGGATGCATACCTTTTGGTAAGGAGGAAAGGACTCATGTCTGTAAAAAGAAACAAAGCTTCTGAAGATGCTTGAAGAGTTTAAGTAAGCTAGGGTGTAGTCTAGTgattgcagtgacctgagtaatACCCCAAggttctgagttcaaatcttcataggagcgaatttcagagattaggttgtttgcggggctaagttccctatttcaatggccgtatatatccagttggatgtagaggccgggtaaaaaatacccttctctaaaaaaaagaaggtaGCGTGTGAGGGCTGCAAGTGGCAGCAGGCTGATCACTTGGGAGTTGGGACACCACAGGGAAGCATAGAAAAACTTTATTCTGATTGTACGAGGGATATCAAGTTCTTGACATTTTGATATCAAGTTTCTTGATACGACCTATACAATTCCATAGCAAAATTAttttagggcttgtttggattgaagctaatTTTTGCCCTACCAATTTTATTACGATTGTACGAGGAATATCAAGTTCTTGACATTTTGATATCAAGTTTCTCGATACGACCTATACAATTCCATAGCAAAATTAttttagggcttgtttggattgaagctatTTTTTGCCCTACcatttttttgacaactttaatAATATCGCATAGATATTTGGTTTGCTACTTAATTTTGGCAACTCTTAACTAGATTGATGCATGAATATATGCTTTGCGGAATTGTTCCTTTGAAGTTGTTAAGCATAAGATGTAAAGTTTGTAAAAATTGGGTAAGGTGGAGAAAATGATCTTGGAGAGCTCTCCACTGAAGTTGTTGCTCTTGATATCTAATCTATGGTTTCGAGATTTGTGCAGCTGCTCGGAGTCGATGGCACATCTGATCTCTCCATACATGTTGTTGTAGCCTAAATGGAGTTCCTCTAATTTCTTGAGTTTACCTATAGATTCTGGAATCCCTGCCACTCAAATTGTTCCCTCCAAGGTCAAGGTTAACTAGATTACTTAGTTTGCAAGATTGCTGAAGATTTGCAAAGATTCACTTGGAAAGATGGTACTACGTTACATGGAAATCATCATTCCGAGAGGTGCACATAATTTGGAGAAATcattggcggcggcgtggtcatTGGTGTGTACATGGTTTGGACAAGAACAAATTGAGCACAACTGGTGGTGGCGACTGGTGAGTGGTGACCTGGTCTATTTCTCTCATCTTCTTGACCGTTTACTTTCTGTCGGAAAAGCGTGCGCTTTGGCTTTTTTGCTCCACACGTTTGCAGCGGTTTCCTCTTCTGGTTCCACCACTGTGACTCTGAATTCTCGTGAGAAATTTGATAATTTGACACTTTATTCGTTGTGGATTTGTTTTAATTAATACTTGAGAGAATGGCACATGGGACCATTCGGATAAATGAAAGTGGGCTATAATGTTAAATAATCGAAGCCCACTTTTGTGGAGGGCGAAATTATCAAATCTCATTTTTGGAAGTGTGTGAAGACTTGAAGTAAACCGGTTAGCGCGTGAGGCCTATATGTGACAGGGGCAAGCTGGTTGAACACTTGGAGGTGGGAGGGACACCATGGTGGAGGCTGATTCTTCGTTCTTGTGCAGACATTATCATTTCACTGCTTTTGGGCATAAGCGAAACGGtatatttacaaatgaaaaataatttgtaaataaaacttgtaTATACGTATTCTTAACAATCTAAAAGTAAAGACTAAAAAATAAACCATGatgaaaaaaatctcaaaatcaaatctaaatttaaagttgaaaattcaaaatttagctgataagtataagtatataagcgaaaagatgaggccgctGGTTTATTGAAACGGACGGGAGCCACAGAATTGCACAAGAATATGGGGCTCATTGAAGCTGGTGTAACACTtgccctccttttctttttatcatgATCATGTTTTGTAATTTCAATTCCAATTTGCGTTTTGAGATCCTTCTAAAAATTTCAGGTGAGATCATTTTGATGCTCTATAGTAGGTGTAGTGCCCTTCAATTATTTTGTTCCGTTGTGTTGTTGACCAATCTttttgtaataatcatatattttttcctGTTTCTAATTCCAATATGCGCATGAGATATCTGCAATTTTACTCATTTATTGCTTGTATGAAATGTTGTGATTCTAATCATTCTCTGTTTATACGATCATTATTCAATTTCTGCAAACATTATATTAGGACTTCCGTCTATACAGAGAGTAGATAGACATcgcagttttcttttcttttcttctctttttttttgagagaagaCATCAGTAAGACAGTAACTGTCTTAAGTTAGGCTGAAATTCGTGGGCCTCATGTGGTCGTTTCTCTTCGGGCCCAACACGAGCCCAAAAGCTTCCCATCTTCTCCCAGAAGATtagcggcgggggaggcggcggcgaccggcggcgacagggTGGCCGGATTTGCGGTCCCGTCTCCCTCTCCTGGGCTTCCGCCACCACCCGCGGGCGCTTCTCCTCCACCGGGAAGCCTGCCGTCGCGCGACGGCGACTCCCTTCGACTGTTCGACGCAATGCCAGGGCAGGCCTGGTGGAGCGGaggcggagccgcttcttcgcTGCTTGAGGCGAGGCGTTCAGGGTGTTCGGCGAAATGCTCGAGAGTCGCTTGTCCAGTCCTGGTCGGTGGCGACTTCGGCCGTCGAAGATCTCGTGGGCGGCGACTGTGCTTCCGCTTCGTGAGGTTAGTTGTGCTGCATTCTCTTCCCACTCCAAGCTAGGGCTAGTAGCATTTGTGCTGGTGTGGTATTCACGTATTCCGCAACTAATGATAGTCGTATCTACTACATATACAATGCGTTCATCGGCAACAAACAGCTGACAGTTGACAACACATAGTATCTTCGCTTGAGTAGAAATCATTTTGACTTAATTTCTCAGTGCAAAACTCATGGAACATAACAACATTCTCGCTGCTTGTTACTTTTGTTGTCATGCGTGTACAACATGAGCACGGTTAGTGTTCCAATAAACAGGAAAAATAAAACACATTACATGAACTCTtatctactactactaataTAGTGAACGGCAATGCCTCAAAATGACATTAGTCTGACATAAGCTGTACAGAATGAACTAAAAGACCAATCAGAAATACTAGCACTAGTGAGACTAGATCAACTCAGTTCACTGAAAGTACAAGATTATTTGTCATATTATTGTATCTTTAGGTCAGGCCGTCAGGGTCTATACTGTGCAGACTGGCTACTACTTCTATCATAGTAGGCCTCCGCAAAGGATCACCTTTGACACACTTGCAAGCAATTTCAAGGACCTTTAGCATTTGCTCTTCACACCCTGTGCCTTGAAATGTTAAATCCAGCACCTCAATCTGCTTTCCATTTGATACCATCTCCTGTACCCATGGGACAAGTTCCTTTGAGGTAGACAGTATCGGAACTGGCCTCCTCCCAGTGAGAAGCTCAAGCAGGACCACTCCGAAACTGTATACATCACCTTTCAATGTAGCAACCCATGCCTGGGCGTACTCAGGTGGGATGTAACCAAGAGTGCCAACTAGCTCAGTTGTGACATGAGTTTTGTTGGGAAGGATCAACCGTGATAATCCAAAATCTGCAATATAAGCTTTGAATTCTTTGTCGAGAAGGATGTTGCTAGATTTGATGTCACGGTGGACAATACGAGGCTTGCAGATATTGTGGATGTAAGAAAGGCCATGGCTTGCCCCTTTTGCTATTTTGAGCCGTCTTGGCCAATCTAGAATTGTGCTGGTATCATCATCCTTGTTATGAAGCCAATCATCCAGGCTGCCATTCTCCATGTAAGAATATATGAGGAGCCTCGAGTTTCCCTGGATACAGTAACCCCAGAGTGGCACAAGATTGTCATGTCGTGCCATGGAGAGCGTTTCAACCTCTGCACTGAACTCCCTTTCCATCAGACACATTTCACCATTAAGTTTCTTGATGGCAATCATAGAGCCATCAGGTAACTGTGCCTTGTAGACTAATCCATAACCTCCACATCCAATGATGTGCTCCTGGTTAAAATTGTTTGTAGCTTCCACAATGCCAGTGAATGTGAGCTTGTTTTCTGCTTCCTTGCCTTGCTGCAACATTACCAACAAATGATCTGAATTGGTGTTCGGTGATAATGCTTCTATGTAATCATTGTTGCACCTACTTTTGGTCGTGAAACTCATACCCCTGATTGACAGAAGGAGATACCCCAACAACAAAAGAATGACAATGGCTCCAAAAAGGACACAAAAAACAATTACAAGTATGACCTTCTTGTTTTGTTGTTTCTTTGAGACCAAATGTCTATCAAATGAACTGCAATGGTGTGTAAGCATAGGACCACACAGCTTTGGATTGCCATAAAAGCTAGAATTTGTGAATGTACTAAACTGTCCGCCAGTTGGGATAGGCCCTTCTAGGTCATTATACGAGACGCTGAATTCGATAAGAAAGGTTAAATTGTTCAGTGCGGCTGGGATTGTACCAGTTAGATTATTGCTTGATAAATCCAGCATTAGCAGGTCTCTGAGGTTGCAGATCGACTGGGGGATATCTCCATATAATTTGTTAAAGCTCAAATTAAGCAAAAGGAGCGCTTTCAACTGACCAATCTCTTGAGGGATCAAACCGGTGAATTCATTGTTACCTAGATTCAGCACTTTGGGAAAAGCACTGGCCTTGCGGTATTGAAGTAGTGTTGCATCTATATATACGGGTAGTTCAAATGCTCTAGTGTCCAATTGTGCTGCAGCCCTGTCTGACCTTAGCATTGGCATCTGTAATAAGGCCATCGGAATTTCTCCCGTCAGATTGTTATTTGATACATCTAGATAGAAGAGGAAGTTTAGGCTGCTGATCCAGTCAGGTATTGGTCCAGTTAGTTGATTGTTGTCTAAAACCAGCATCTCCAACCTCGAGAGTTTTGATAACCATTGAGGTATTTTTCCAGAAAAGGAGCATCCACTTAGGTCAAGAACCTGAAGATTCTCAAAACCATCAATTCTATCATCGTCTGGTATACTTTCATTCATGAAGTTGTTGCTAATAAGAAGGGTGGTGAGTTTGCTGGAGCTCCTTAATATCTGTAGTGCATTTGTTATGTTTGTGAGATTGTTGTAACCGAGTGACAGGAAGGAAAGGGACTTCAGATTGCCTAGTCCCTTTGATAACTggccttggaatttattcaaAGATAGCCGCAGGGCAGTTAGGTTGCTGCATGAGTATATTGTTTCTGGAATTTTACCACTGAAGATGTTCTGCCGAAGATCTAAAGTTTGTAGACTGGGTAGATTGGAGAAATTGACATTCATGAGCTCTCCACTGAAATTGTTGCTATTGAGGTCGATGGTTTTCAGACTTGTGCAGTTGCTCAGGGTTGATGGTATGCTCCCAAACATTTTGTTGTTGTTCAAATGGAGTTCCTCCAATCTGTTGAGCTGACCGATAGACTCTGGAATGTTACCACTGAAGTTGTTCTCTCCAAGGTCAAGGGTAGCCAGCTTACCGAGTTTGACAACATTTGCCCCTTCAAGTGTTCCTTGTAAATTATTGTTTGGAAAAGAGAGGCACTCTAACGAGGTAGCATTGAAGATTTCATCAGGGAGAGTCCCACTAAGGTTGTTATGGCCAGCCTTGAGGACTCTCAGCCTGGAGCAACTTCCAAGTTCAGGGGGAATGCTCCCACTGAATTGGTTGTAACTGAGTTCAAGCACAGCTAAGGATGGTGAGTTGGTGCAGAAATTAGTTGGTATTTTCCCAGTAAAGCTGTTGTTACTGACATTGAGTGCGGCCAGATTTGTCATCACTACCCATGTGGAGGATGGAAACTGTCCTGCTAACAAATTACTTGAGATGTTGAGTACCTGCAGTGGCCTGGCAGGGGTTGAAGATGGCAACTTGTCGAGACCTCCATTCAGGCGGTTAAAGCTGATGTCTATGACGATGAGTTTGCTGGAAGACAGCAATTCCTGCGGTAGGACACTGGATAGCAGGTTGTAGGACAGGTTGAGGCGCAGCAATCCAGTCAGGTTGCCAAGAGATGGAGAGATGTACCCCTCGAGGCTCCTAGAAGGCAGTGAAACATCAGTCACGGTCCTATCTGTTCTGCAGGTGATCCCTTCCCACTCGCAACAATCCACGCCATCCTTCCATGACATGCTGAGGCCTCCATCCTTAGAAAGCCCGGTGAGGAAATTGAGGAGGGAGTTCTTCTCCTGCTCTGTACATGAACTGGTGGGAGAGGTGAAGTTGAGCAGCAGCACAAGGGCAAGGCTAAGAACAGGTATGGGCAGTCTGTTGCTTTGTGTCTTGTATGAAAAATGAGGTGGCTGCATGGTTTTCTGGTGATACTAGCATGGAAGTTGGATGCGAGTTTGTATCCTGAGTTCCTGACTGCGCAAAGCATCAGATGGTCTAATCAAGAAAGAacatgaggaagaagaaagaattaGCTCCAACTTCCATTTTATTCTGTCTTTCTAGTCATGgttataaaaaagaaacacagGTCAAGAACTTTATAAAAAAGAACTGCTATAGCAGCTTCTTGGTTCACATTATGACGTTGCACTAGCAGGTgcctgctatatatatatatattgaaaaaccAAGTGGTCGGCCTCCCTGACCGTACAAGTTGTTTTCCTTTTAATCATTTTTATTTCAATCCTTATGTCATTGACATTGTTACAGCTTGCCTAAATTCACTTGATCTGATGTCATTTCTCTTCCCCTTGACAGACCTGGTTGCTTGGTACTAACACACACAAATCTTTACACAGCTTCTGAAGGACGCATACCTTTTGGTAAGGAGCAAAAGACTCGTCTCTGTGAAAAGAAACACAGCTTCTGAAGATTTGCAAGATCCACTTTGCAGATACTACATGCAAAG of the Oryza sativa Japonica Group chromosome 2, ASM3414082v1 genome contains:
- the LOC4328342 gene encoding tyrosine-sulfated glycopeptide receptor 1, whose protein sequence is MQPPHFSYKTQSNRLPIPVLSLALVLLLNFTSPTSSCTEQEKNSLLNFLTGLSKDGGLSMSWKDGVDCCEWEGITCRTDRTVTDVSLPSRSLEGYISPSLGNLTGLLRLNLSYNLLSSVLPQELLSSSKLIVIDISFNRLNGGLDKLPSSTPARPLQVLNISSNLLAGQFPSSTWVVMTNLAALNVSNNSFTGKIPTNFCTNSPSLAVLELSYNQFSGSIPPELGSCSRLRVLKAGHNNLSGTLPDEIFNATSLECLSFPNNNLQGTLEGANVVKLGKLATLDLGENNFSGNIPESIGQLNRLEELHLNNNKMFGSIPSTLSNCTSLKTIDLNSNNFSGELMNVNFSNLPSLQTLDLRQNIFSGKIPETIYSCSNLTALRLSLNKFQGQLSKGLGNLKSLSFLSLGYNNLTNITNALQILRSSSKLTTLLISNNFMNESIPDDDRIDGFENLQVLDLSGCSFSGKIPQWLSKLSRLEMLVLDNNQLTGPIPDWISSLNFLFYLDVSNNNLTGEIPMALLQMPMLRSDRAAAQLDTRAFELPVYIDATLLQYRKASAFPKVLNLGNNEFTGLIPQEIGQLKALLLLNLSFNKLYGDIPQSICNLRDLLMLDLSSNNLTGTIPAALNNLTFLIEFSVSYNDLEGPIPTGGQFSTFTNSSFYGNPKLCGPMLTHHCSSFDRHLVSKKQQNKKVILVIVFCVLFGAIVILLLLGYLLLSIRGMSFTTKSRCNNDYIEALSPNTNSDHLLVMLQQGKEAENKLTFTGIVEATNNFNQEHIIGCGGYGLVYKAQLPDGSMIAIKKLNGEMCLMEREFSAEVETLSMARHDNLVPLWGYCIQGNSRLLIYSYMENGSLDDWLHNKDDDTSTILDWPRRLKIAKGASHGLSYIHNICKPRIVHRDIKSSNILLDKEFKAYIADFGLSRLILPNKTHVTTELVGTLGYIPPEYAQAWVATLKGDVYSFGVVLLELLTGRRPVPILSTSKELVPWVQEMVSNGKQIEVLDLTFQGTGCEEQMLKVLEIACKCVKGDPLRRPTMIEVVASLHSIDPDGLT